The genomic DNA ttattaattacgCCCGTGCTTTTTCTACAACATGTCCAAATGTCTGCTATTGAAAGTTGATACTTTACTGTAAGCATCAGCTGTGTTCTTAGAGCTCTTAAAGTCTTGATTTAATCTTCTTTTCTTAATCATCAGAATAAAAAGGGAAGTTCAAGCAAGATTATACAAGATTATAGCACATGATCACATACTGTAATCAATTCCTCTATGCTGAGAATATTTTAATACACTGAAACATGTCAATGTCAGGGTCACAGTGAAGGGCAACagattgctgtttttgtttaagGGGCCTGTCTATGGGATGGCCCCTGTCTTACACtcgtgtctttgctattttaagaccgacaCAGTTGTTCATTTCCCGTCCATCACCCACGTCGTttaaaatagcaaatgcacctgcactcatctttgcgcccatgggcgtgctggtcttccaGGGAGGTGTATTTAAGTGaattcttggcatattgctGTCTTGCGGCAGCTGAAGGTATTGGCGCAATTGGCCAtgaaaaaacctggtctaaagtcaataccGCATTTCATTGAACGTTAACAGCGCGTTAGTGAAATGCACCAAGGCTCGTGCACAACACGCGCCCACTGTGCttgttacaaacacacacacgcacacacacacgcacacacacacacacacacacacatgcaaaagattaaatataaaatattaaggTGCCAATCCgacatcataatagcaatgcaccaaggtacaaacacgccctaaacgcacctgtgcCGTGtgcttcacgccgtgcgcttagacCGTTAAAATCGGGCCCCATGCCTGTTGGTTTGGTATGAAGGTGGGGCGAGACAACTGAATTAACtgataagatttttttttttaaatattctgttAGTGGGGGgcattttaatgaaattaaacTCATGGAACATCCCTGGGAGTTCCTAAACTCAACTTTACTTTGACCATATTGTCTATagcacattttcacacaatCTACAGAGGCTATGTTCCACATTCAGCAGTTCCAGCCCATGTATCCTACACTTTATTACATGGGCCAGAACGCGCCATGTAGGCTACTGTAGAAGACAATGGCTTGCACAAGGGGTCAGGTGTCTTGTGTGAAAATGTAGGCCACATGCTGCCCAGAGTCCCTTCAGTTTGGCAGTAGGCTACTACAACTACACACTTTGCCATGTCAGGGTAAAaccctgttttgttttctacccTGCCCTGAAACTGTCTGAGCATGCCACATTGGGATAGGGAGAAGACTAAACAACGTTTTCCCCAGCCCAGCAGCATTAAATGAACCTTAGAAAGTCGTGTTCAAAATAGGCCAACTGATCCTGCTTTGACGGGGCTCCAGTGGCTGCAACATGTGGTTTGATGAACAGAGCGTTTTTTCAGCAATTTGGTTTTCATAAGATCGTCTCGACACTGACCCCCTGCCCCATCTACAGTAATATGAGCCCGGTTTTCTGGCGGGCGTACTGTGCGGAAGAGCGCAGCAGAGCCGATGCAGTCTGCACTGCTGTCACTACCCGGTCCGCACGGTCCGCAGGTTTGACTGCGCTGCCGCACACAGCACCAGCAGCTACCCACGCAGTAGCACACTGCCCACACGGGCAATGGCCAAGAAGTAGGGTTTACGGGCATCTATGGTAAACCTGTGCAGTGTTCGCCGAGGGATTATTTGAATATTCTTTTTTCCTGGAGGTGTGATATCGCAGCCATGGTGGGCTGTCAGACTCCCAGAAGTTTGCGCTGGGGCGACTGGGGCTTCGCTCCTCTGCTGGCCGCCGCGCTGCTCAGTCTTCTGTTCGCAGGGATACAGCAAACCACAGCTTTTCCCTCCTGGAGGTTAGAGGTATGCTGTGACCACTTCATAATATGTAACAACTGCGACTGCAACTGTAAACTCCAATGTATTGTCTGGTTTGTAATTAATAAGTTAAGTANNNNNNNNNNtcctttatttaaaaaaaaaaaaaaacacaacaccaaaCTCCATTCAAAAATATGTGACTCTGTGAAGCTACATAGCCTGCTGAAATGCTAAGgcttgaaatatattttaattagaCTATTAAAAGCCAGTTTTCTTTTCGGCATATACAGCAATTGTACTTATGTCGAACAGTAACTcactttttaaagtaaattttAGGCTACAAATCCTACTCACATGTGAACCCAAATGTAGAAGTTTATGTTATATATTGAAATAAAGTAATACACGGTGGATCCTTTATACCCCGAATTTACTAAAAGTACATAAAGAATTAACCTACCTTATCACGTGTTGTACAAGTCGTGTATATTTGACAGTGagtaaaatcaaattaaaaaagctAACATTGTTTAGTGAAGTATGGTCCTCAGAACGACAGGTTTTAGGACAAGGTCAGAACTATTATTAACTGTAAACAGTCTTTCAAAGTAACCTAAGCATCCCTCACACAATAACTTCACTGTTATTATGCTGAAGTTCTGCATAAGAAAACTGTCCATGCAATTTCAGTCATTTCTCCGGTTCCTAAAAcgcaaaaagtcacaaaaagtcactCAATTAGCCATTTCATAAGACATAAGGTGCAGAAATTTGATAAATGGCATAATTAGATTAGGCTATGGAATGGATGACATGCACAGGGAATTGGATAAATGTGCTCCTCCAGACTGCCACCCACCCACTGGGACACAGAGCTGGAGGGATAGCTTTATGTCATTTCCTTTGCCACACACTCAATATGTGTCAATCAAGAACACTGCTGTGGAGAATTACATAACTGCCTTAGATAAGCTTCTTGGCTAACAGAATGAATTACAACATAAGTAAAAGACACATTGGAGCCTAAATTAATCAGTTAGTGAATGAAGTTAGGTCAAAATGCAGTCAAAGAGCATTGTTTTCTCTTCTGTAGACTAAAAATAAAGCACTATTTGCATGATTAAAAATCTGTAGATGTATCAAAATGTGTATGAAAACACAAAGCAGGCAAGCAACaatgttttctaaaatgttgACACTCAATTTGACACCTGCAATCTACTCAGAATTTGTTGAATTATAACCAGAAAATAGCCTTTGTTAAACAAGGATATAAATCATAATTTAACAGTCTCTCTGGCACTGAGGTTAAACTCTTCCAGACCAGCCCCGGGATCTTCTGGGATTCGTCCTCAGATGTGTTGCCCTCAGAGTCAGCGCTCCACCACTGACTTCACGGTTTAGTCTAGTGCGTTTGTTCGGCCCTCGTGGTTTATGGTTCATCTCTATTTGTGCCAAAAGTGTGAGATTACATTTGCAGTGAATATAACATGACACGACACCGAAAGAACTGTACTGGCCTTACTACATTAAACACCTCATAAATCACAAACTCCGTTGTGTTAGCTAATGTCAGGAAAGCAACTgttacaaaaaaatgaacagtACATAGAATACAATACAGAGACATTATATTTAACATCAGAGCAAGAAAGGCCATTCAGTTTACCAGCAGTCTGGGACAGTCTGCCAGACCGCCTGGCCCTGTTTCACTATTTTGGTAGGAAATGAAGGAAGTACTGCATCTGTTTGTCTTGACTGGGCGAAGCAGGAACAGGAACCAGAGGATAGGGTGTAGAATACCAAGTGAAGGGAGTGTCTTTGATGTTTGCTCTCCATCTTCCATCAGGACTTTTTCCCAGTAAGAAAACATGCAATGGTGCACATGTTGCATAGGTCTACCGTTTGTGAAAGAGTGActaatttgaattatttttttatgcttGTAAGAAGTGAAATGATcaaattcatgaaaataaaaaaaataaaaaagattaaaaaaacaaaaaagtcataacattGAGTATCATTTTTTTGGGCTATAGCAGAAATGAGTTTTTTCTTGCTCTTGTCTCCCGTTAATCATCCCAACCCAGAGGACAGGAATGGACACACTTAAGGCGGCAAAAAGCCCGCTGTCATAGAGACAAGTGAGACAATGAATCGTAAAAATGGGAATAACAGCACACGCTTTCTGTCAGGCTCTCCACGAAGGAATTCAAAAGTCTTGAAAAGTGATGGCAGTAGttgtgtgaaaaacaaaagcttGTGACAGCCTGCTTTCACACCTCCAGACACCTGGCCAAATATTGAGTAAAGGGAGTGTCTGTTGGATTGTCTTCTTTGAAAGAACTTCAGATTCCAAAAGGACATTTTTCAACTCTGTTGGACAATCGGACAACAACTTAGTTTGAAGAATATTAAGGTCGATACACTTCTAACTGCAACCTGTATGTTGGTGGCCCGCTCTCTTCACATCTTACACTTGATTTCCAGTTTTTACACTTGTCAGTCTCCAAGCACATATAAGGTTAAAACATGTAATTTTCCATTTGTAAAGAAATCAAAATTCAAGGTACATGGACGGTCGTATGTGGCTTCAGACGTTTTTCAGTTTTAATGCACCTTTTCTTCAATCCTTCTTAATGTATCAGTCCTGCTGTCACAGAAGGGGCTCCTTTGGTTAGAATGGACTTCCAAGTGTTGGAAAGGGGATTTATTACTTAAACCCATCTCCATAAAAAGTAATAGATTTTATCAACTGTTGCGATCCCTATTATGGAATATCGCAGCCAAGGCAAACCACAACTTAACTTCAGTCAAAGAATATTTATGAAAGCACGAATTCCAAATACCCATGTCCGGCCTTTTAAAGCAATAAAAATATCGTAGAATCCAGGTGTGATGACTTGGAGTCGATGTTACCCATCCCCAAAGGGACATAAGACACAACCTATCTGTGAAAAAGGCTCATACTTTATGTTTGGAAAGCACTTTTACTGCTGACCACTTCCCGTTTCCATGAGATGGAATGCCCTAGTATGAAAATCTAATAAGTAACATTCAGATGCAAGTCACTGAGCAACTGAGTGCAGTTGTAACCATCAAGATTACAAAAGGAGTTCAATGTCTGCAGCTTCAAAAGTCAGACCCTTTCTGTGGCTTGTAATACACATTCAACTGACAAAAGAAATGGAtctttttgaatttatttttggaatactAATCCCAATGACAGCTTCAGATGTTTCTTCACTTGAGTGTGAGGTGATTAATTAAAGGTTTTTCTTTGTCCAAGGAAGAAGCTTACACCACTGTGTTGCTCATCGGGATCCGCAAAGAGGCCCGCTCACAAGTGCTCCACCTCTCCAGGAACAAGCGCTACACCCTCACCCCGGAGCAGCTCAAATGGGACAAGTTCAAGCTAACATACAAGTATTCATTTGCAATTCTTCCTCCAGTCAACACAACAGTAGTAGAAAATGGAAGGAAAAAAATAGCTGAAAAACACCATAGTGAGGTAGACTGGTGTTGGTTTTGGCAGGAAAACAGATATTTTTTCAATTGAAGTAGGCATTATGAAATGAAATCCGACTGTTGGCGTGGGTTAGCAGCACATTaatggaattttttttcacCCGAATTTGAAGAACTTTGTCAATATGTTTTCATCTCATGTCAATCAAAAAGTCCATTTAAGGTTATAGGGCCAACGGTTACAGAACTCTCTGCTTGCATTTGTCAGAGGGGAAAATAAAGTAGTGTAGGGTGGACTCTTGCACCTACACTGCAATTATAGGTTACAAATAATTGGATTGTGTTGCACTAACTGTTTAGAGACGATCCAATGACACTTTGTCCTTTCTGGATCTGTGCAAAGATGATCCTATTAAgtcatttataaaaatattgGATTTAACCAAGGAGGTGTGATCACTGGGTTTTGGTGAACAAACATTAGTGGACAGTGGACCAAAATATTAGCCACATTtgatatattctatatattctatatttttaatATCTTCACCTCATCCATATTACCGACTGATCACTTTCTGATTTGTATAAAAAGTATCCATTTCAGTCTAACCCTAGCCGAGATATGAGAGAATATCAAGTAATGGAGCTGTTTGCAGTGCTTGTGGGAATTCTGTCTGAACAGTAGCCATTGTGTTTTGGCAGATTGCTCTGCTGTGGAAGAATGTGTGTAGAGGCCGGTAATAACCACATAACGCTGTTGTTTCTGAGCAGGTTGCTCTCCTACCCCACAAACTTGATAAATGCCAGTGACACGCGCCGAGGCATCGCCAAGGCTTTTGGCATGTGGAGCGACGTCTCGCCTTTCAGCTTCAGAGAGGTGCCAGCTGACCAAGAAGCAGCCATTAAGATCGGTAGGTACTCTGCATGTGGCTGCATCAATCCCCAACAGATGTTCCTTGGCTCCTGAGCTCCAGACTTCTGCTTTGTCGTCACCGGTTTTTCTCTCCGTGCTGTCATCGCAGAAATGTCTTCGCCTCCAAACGTATTAAATCAAACTACCGCGACTGTATTACCAAGATTATAGTGTGattctaaatgaaaaaaagaaaatgcttaaCAACTTCCATACATGTGTCAGCCTATGGTGAGGCAGGCTAAACTGGGCTTTATCTGTCCCTGTGGGTGTAAACTCCAGACTCCTGCATATATTCTTCAGTGACAGTGAGAGGAATGGTTGAAATCCTGTGGGGTGAAGACTGAAGAAAGAGCTCTGTCTTTTGtaattcacccccccccccaccccgctgCTGTTGTCTACACAGAGTGAAATAATGGAGCGAGGGTTTCCCTCCTCGGCTCTGAGgtacgtctctctctctctctctgtcttggcAGGTTTCTACCCCATCAACCACACGGACTGTCTGCAGTCCTACTTGCACCATTGTTTTGACGGCATCACAGGAGAATTGGCTCATGCTTTCTTCCCGCCAACTGGCGAGATCCACTTCGACGACCACGAATACTGGATTCTAGGAAACATGCGCTTTAGCTGGAAGAAAGGCATGTGTCTTTATCATGTTTGTTGAAACTTCTAATATTTGACCCATAAGGTGATGGAGGCAGCAGATGCTGAGCTGGACAGCTCGCGGGGTGCAAATAATC from Etheostoma spectabile isolate EspeVRDwgs_2016 chromosome 7, UIUC_Espe_1.0, whole genome shotgun sequence includes the following:
- the mmp23ba gene encoding matrix metalloproteinase-23, translated to MVGCQTPRSLRWGDWGFAPLLAAALLSLLFAGIQQTTAFPSWRLEEEAYTTVLLIGIRKEARSQVLHLSRNKRYTLTPEQLKWDKFKLTYKLLSYPTNLINASDTRRGIAKAFGMWSDVSPFSFREVPADQEAAIKIGFYPINHTDCLQSYLHHCFDGITGELAHAFFPPTGEIHFDDHEYWILGNMRFSWKKGVWLTDLVHVATHEIGHVLGLMHSLDPKAIMHLNATLTGRKLITQDEVWGLHRLYGCLDRLFICPAWARKGYCGSKRKLMQKHCPSSCDFCYEFPFPTVAPTTTPPRTKHKLVVEGKKLTFRCGKKIASKKGKVYWYKDGELLEFSHPNYISLKDDHITIVANAINEGTYTCIVKKKDKVLTNYSWRVRVRF